The genomic interval CTCAGCACGCGCCGGGTCGAGGTCGGCGACGGCCGTGATGATCACATCGTCGACGTCGGTCAGCGTCTCCAGATAGACCCCGGAGATGACTCCGAGTCCGATGATCCCTACGCGGTGCGTGCGGCCCACAGCATCCCTCTCTCCACGATCGCGCGGACGTTCGGATCCGCGAGCACAGCGACGTCGTGCCCTGGGGTCGCGACGAAGACCCGCCCTGCTCCCCACTGACGCGTCCAGACGGCGGGCACGGTCAGCTCGCGCGACCACGGGCGACCGGGTTCGACCGGGAACGACGTGGTCGCGAGCACGTCGTTCAGTCCGTCGGCGAGCACCCAGTACTGCTCAGTGCGCAGGTCGAAGTCCGCGATGTCGGCGGTGATCGGATGCTGCCGCCCGAGTTCGGTCATCGCGATCGTGTGATCGCGGAAGCTCTCGGCGCCCGGTTCGCGGGGCTCGCCCTCTGCCACCGGCGGGTGGGCGGCGAACTGACCGCCCACGAGCTGCAGGTAGTCGGTGCTGGCCCGGAACGAGTCGGCGATGCCGCCGTGCCAGCCGGCGAGCCCGGTGCCCGCTTCGACAGCCGCGCGCAGACCGCGTGCGGCTTCGGCCGAGATCTGCGACATCGTGATGCACTGCACGACGAGATCGATCGTGCTCATGCGATCCGCATCCGCATACACCTCGGGATCGTCTTCGACGCTCACCTCGAAACCATGCTCGCGCAGGAACGGGATGAACAGGTCGGTGGTCTCGACGGGGTGATGGCCTGCCCAGCCCCCGCGGACCACGAGCGCATTTCTAGACATCGATCTGCCGGCCCTTGATCAGCGGCGCCCAGTCCTCGCGTCGCGACCACGGCGTCTGATAGCTCGGCTCGTTGACGTACCGGCGCATGCCGAGGCGCAGCACGGCACCCGCGCCGGGTGCGAGGCGCACGCCGACCCAGGTCGAGTCGAGCGTGCGCGCGTCGGATGCTGTGCCTTCAGCATCCGACAGCACTGAAGTGAACTGGTGCTCGCCGAACCCGCCGGCCTGCACGACGACGTCATGCTCGAAGCTGCCGACGTTCACGAGCTCGATGGTGACCTCATCCGGCGAAATGGCGCGCACGAG from Microbacterium sp. H1-D42 carries:
- a CDS encoding ThuA domain-containing protein; the protein is MSRNALVVRGGWAGHHPVETTDLFIPFLREHGFEVSVEDDPEVYADADRMSTIDLVVQCITMSQISAEAARGLRAAVEAGTGLAGWHGGIADSFRASTDYLQLVGGQFAAHPPVAEGEPREPGAESFRDHTIAMTELGRQHPITADIADFDLRTEQYWVLADGLNDVLATTSFPVEPGRPWSRELTVPAVWTRQWGAGRVFVATPGHDVAVLADPNVRAIVERGMLWAARTA